In Terriglobales bacterium, the following are encoded in one genomic region:
- a CDS encoding helix-turn-helix domain-containing protein, protein MDDLDCPVRLTADILGGKWKPLILFYLEGRTRRFGELCRLIPHLTKKMLTQKLRELERDGIIRRKVYAQVPPRVEYSLTKHGETLKPVLRLMCAWGTRHRARYRSASR, encoded by the coding sequence ATGGACGACCTTGATTGCCCGGTGCGCCTGACGGCAGACATCCTCGGCGGAAAATGGAAGCCCTTGATCCTGTTCTACTTGGAGGGACGCACCCGGCGCTTCGGCGAACTCTGCCGCTTGATTCCGCACCTGACCAAGAAGATGCTGACCCAGAAACTGCGGGAGCTCGAGCGTGACGGCATCATTCGCCGCAAGGTCTACGCCCAGGTGCCTCCGCGCGTCGAATACTCGCTTACGAAGCATGGGGAAACGTTGAAGCCGGTGTTGAGATTGATGTGCGCGTGGGGAACGCGGCATCGCGCGCGCTATCGCAGCGCCAGCCGGTGA